cacagggatggggaaaccTGCCTCAAATGGCTTGTGGGGGGACTCACTGCAGCTCAGAGGCCTCCAAGGGGCTTTGCTGGGTGAGAAAGGGAGTTCTGGATGCTGataatttcagactttctgtgtgGAGAGACTGActcccaggagagcactgcatttgacctgaggctgtggagaaggcttccaaaattcaTTGGTAGCACTGGGATTATGAGTGTGTAGCTGATTAGAAGTGTGTAAtgtcacagggtggaaaacattgggtttgggggtttagaatatagtaataaatatagagcaagatggaggttttagaGTGGAGGCTGGttgttcttctttaccttcttcatTCTATTTaatgggtttgggtggtattttTTAATTGGTAATTTTGTAATTGGGTAGTTTAGCCTTAAAATaccttgtaacaagagacaGTTAATAATTTTGTGCCTTGTTAATGAAAGACTGCAGAACTCACTGCTGTGAGACTGTAACATggataataaataataaataactgAGCCTGAAAGTGAGCTATCATCTCAAGTACCTTCAATCCCAAACTTGagagaggcaaaaaaaaggaagccaaaaaccagcagcagggGACACTTGCAGGCATCTCCACCCATATCCAATGCATGTGAGCCCTTACCTTATTAAAGGTGCTGTAATGCTCCTGCACAATTTTCTGCACGAAGGCGTTGAAGCGCCGGTTGATGTCCTTGAAAACCTCCATGGTGCGGCTGGGCAGGTAGCGGAGAACGGGGATGAAGTCTGCGGGGTGGCCACTACCAGCCACCTCCCCAAACTCATTGCCCAGGTTCACCAcgctgagcagctcctggtcctCGTGCTCGTAGCGCTTGCCGAAGCACATGGCACAGATGACGTTGGCCACCGACACCACCAGGTACTGGTTAAGGTCAAACCTCTTGTCCTCCTCCATCAGCTGCAGGAACTTGGTGACCAGGTACTCGGCCTCCTTGGAGACGTGCTcctccagcaggcagctgcaggacgACGTGGGGCTGGGCGCGATGGAGAAGCTCTTCAGGGCGCTCTGGGCCAGCTTCCTGCGCGCTTTCCACACCTCCCCGGAGTCGGGGCTGAACGCCAGGCTCTGCCCGTTGGAGATGTAGTGGAAGCTCGGCAGGTCGGGGCGGCCCATGAAGTCCTCTCCTTGCTTGACCAGGGCTTGGCGGATGGTGTCCAGCCCGCTGAGCACCAGCACGGGCCGTGTCCCGATGCGCACCTCCATCACGTCCCCGTAGCGCCGGCTCAGCCGCGTCAGCGCCAGGTGCGTGTCCGTGCGCAGCTCCAGCACGTTCCCCAGCACGGGATAGCCCCGCGGGCCCGGcggccgccgcagccccgcgggcaCGGCCGCCCGCAGccgctgcagcagcagcagcaccaggcagaaCGTGGCGGCCGCCAGCAGCGCCTCGCTGGCCGACACCGCCGCGGGGCTCCCCAGCGGCCACATGGCAGCGTTCGGTGTCACCGCCGGCACGGGCAGCCCTAAAGGAGGGAGCGGAGTGAGGGCAGGGCCGACAGCAGCGCGGGGCTGAGCgctggagaggggacagggacagggagtgacagcccctgagcagctcaggggacggagctgcccctgcagcactgtgggTTTCCAGTGGCACAGGCTGGAGATCTGTGAAAGCTCCAAACACACCCACCCAGCCTTTAAGGGGCACCTCAACCCATCAGAGACTTTGTGGCATCCCTTTCCtcacagaaaacccaaacccccactGGCACAGCCATGGCTCCTGTCCAGGGAAGCCAGTCTTGTAAAACAAGGCATGGAGAACTGCAGCTCAGCAAatcccagggaagcaggagcagaggaacagcagctcctcGGTGAATGTGGTTCCAGGACCACCAAAGCCATCAGGAGTCACAGCCAGGAGGATGGAACTGCTGGCCACAGTGCTGGGGGACTTGGGGatgccacagggctgctctgtgagaACACACAGCTCACTGGGTGAGCAGGGGCACCCAAATATGACCTTCCTCTTCCTATACCCACATTCAACCCCTCCCAAAACACACAAGCTGACCCCAACCTGCCAGAGACTTCGTGACATCCCTTTCCCCACAGCAGACCCTCAGGAATAAACCAAAGTGGGTTTAGGAGCTGGGGGTGGTCTCTGGGCTGAGACACTTGgagctgtgacagcacaggacaggagcagagctgggcttcaGTTGTGATCCACAATTGTCACACTTTAGGAAACTCCTCACACTGAAAAACAGGGGTTTTGCTAGCCAGGAGTGGAAGGAATATGTCCCCCAACTTTTTGTCTACGTGCCAGGGAAGCAAAGGTGCTCTCTTAACCACGGgacctttctttcctcctcaaaGTTTTTTCCAGAGTACTTGGCTAGAGGAGAGCTGATCCCGATTTGAGTCACCGAGCCAGCACTCACCAGCCTGTGgaacacagcagtgccagggatcGTCCCTGATCGATCCATGTGTGACAAATAACCCTGCCTGCAGCGGGGGCCAGCGGGATGGGTGCGTCCCGCTCCCAGCGCTGTCAGAAACCACGGAATCTTAGAGTCCCTGAAGTTTGAAGGGACTCCTAAGGATCACCGAGCCCAACTCCCAGCTCCTCACGGGAAGA
This sequence is a window from Camarhynchus parvulus chromosome 10, STF_HiC, whole genome shotgun sequence. Protein-coding genes within it:
- the LOC115907337 gene encoding cytochrome P450 1A4-like; amino-acid sequence: MWPLGSPAAVSASEALLAAATFCLVLLLLQRLRAAVPAGLRRPPGPRGYPVLGNVLELRTDTHLALTRLSRRYGDVMEVRIGTRPVLVLSGLDTIRQALVKQGEDFMGRPDLPSFHYISNGQSLAFSPDSGEVWKARRKLAQSALKSFSIAPSPTSSCSCLLEEHVSKEAEYLVTKFLQLMEEDKRFDLNQYLVVSVANVICAMCFGKRYEHEDQELLSVVNLGNEFGEVAGSGHPADFIPVLRYLPSRTMEVFKDINRRFNAFVQKIVQEHYSTFNKEHIRDITDSLIGHCQENSTGEDTRVQLSNEKIIHIVNDLFGAGFDTVATALSWSLMYVALYPDVQKKIHEELDRTIGRERRPRLSDRGTLPYTEAFILEMFRHSSFLPFTIPHSTTKATVLNGYYIPKDTCVFVNQWQVNHDEALWKEPSAFRPERFLSAAGTELNRAESEKVLSFGLGRRRCLGETIGRWEIFLFLTTLLQQLHFSLRPGEQVDITPQYGLTMKYKKCEAFQIRQRFAERSSL